Proteins from one Bradyrhizobium amphicarpaeae genomic window:
- a CDS encoding DUF3617 domain-containing protein, with the protein MTRKLALLGSTLCLALSAGVACADDLPVRKAGLWEIKMVRTGTPMPEMTMQHCTDETVDKEMNNNVSPMAKQICSKQDIKKTATGYVSDSECSVAGISTTSHAEISGDFNSAYTVKTSSHAQGGAAGAAGRDTTTTLEAKWLGACKPEQKPGDIVMPGGFKMNVRDMDKLKALLPK; encoded by the coding sequence ATGACGCGCAAACTCGCTTTGCTCGGCTCGACCCTTTGCCTTGCGTTGTCCGCAGGCGTGGCCTGCGCCGACGACCTGCCGGTGCGCAAGGCCGGTCTTTGGGAAATCAAGATGGTCAGGACCGGCACGCCGATGCCCGAGATGACCATGCAGCATTGCACCGACGAGACCGTCGACAAGGAGATGAACAACAACGTCTCCCCGATGGCCAAGCAGATCTGCTCGAAGCAGGACATCAAGAAGACCGCAACCGGTTATGTCAGCGATTCCGAGTGCAGCGTCGCCGGCATCAGCACGACCTCGCACGCCGAGATATCAGGCGATTTCAACTCGGCCTATACGGTGAAGACCTCCTCGCACGCGCAGGGCGGCGCAGCCGGCGCGGCAGGCCGGGACACGACCACGACGCTCGAAGCGAAGTGGTTGGGTGCCTGCAAGCCCGAGCAGAAACCGGGCGACATCGTGATGCCCGGCGGCTTCAAGATGAACGTGCGCGATATGGATAAGCTGAAGGCGCTGCTGCCGAAATAG
- a CDS encoding ribonuclease T2 family protein translates to MFHSRLHSFSRLVISLTLAAGLALLAGGANAQDKRQNAPGEFDFYVLSLSWSPSFCEEAAERGGRSQIQCGGRPFAFVVHGLWPQYENGFPEYCQRPAPRLNRSIVSSMLDLMPAPGLIFNEWDKHGTCSGLADRSYFETIRKARAAIKIPAEYLDLSQAKTLAPAEVEEAFIKANPGLSNAAVSVTCNRTRLSEVRICLSKDLQFRACDENERRTCRRDQVTMPPIRGG, encoded by the coding sequence ATGTTTCATTCCAGATTGCATTCGTTCTCCCGGCTCGTGATCTCACTGACCCTGGCCGCCGGGCTGGCCTTGCTCGCCGGCGGCGCAAACGCCCAGGACAAGCGGCAGAACGCGCCCGGCGAATTCGACTTCTATGTGCTGTCGCTGTCGTGGTCGCCCTCGTTCTGCGAAGAGGCGGCCGAGCGCGGCGGCCGCTCGCAGATCCAGTGCGGCGGCCGGCCTTTTGCCTTCGTGGTGCATGGGCTGTGGCCGCAATATGAGAATGGTTTCCCCGAATATTGCCAGCGGCCCGCACCGCGGCTGAACCGCAGCATCGTCTCCTCGATGCTCGATTTGATGCCGGCGCCGGGCCTGATCTTCAACGAATGGGACAAGCACGGCACCTGCTCCGGCCTCGCCGACCGCAGCTATTTCGAGACGATCCGCAAGGCGCGCGCAGCGATCAAGATTCCGGCCGAATATCTCGATTTGTCGCAGGCCAAGACCCTGGCGCCGGCGGAGGTCGAGGAAGCCTTCATCAAGGCCAATCCGGGGCTGAGCAATGCCGCCGTCTCGGTCACCTGCAACCGGACCCGGCTGTCCGAGGTCCGGATCTGCCTCAGCAAGGACCTGCAATTCCGCGCCTGCGACGAGAACGAACGCCGCACCTGCCGCCGCGACCAGGTGACGATGCCGCCGATCAGGGGCGGCTAG